The Deltaproteobacteria bacterium genome has a window encoding:
- a CDS encoding 3-dehydroquinate synthase II family protein, whose translation MKNVIFSGIPFDKGEITLALESGVDAVIVESAHVASVQALSKTPVLAAEEQAFIRLDSKADEEEAVRLLVQGRNVILKEGWEIIPVENILAQSENLAVEVASLDRARLAAGILERGVKTVLVLPSAVYDLKTIVRELKLSQGTMELETAIITNVTSAGLGHRVCVDTMSLMKSGQGMLVGNSSAFTFLINAETESNPYVAPRPFRINAGAVHAYAAMPGDKTTYLDELKTGSEVLIVGADGATTLATVGRCKVEIRPMLLIEAETSGKSGTIFLQNAETIRLVRADGSPVSVVDLQVGDKVLCRTDQAGRHFGMRITEDIKE comes from the coding sequence ATGAAAAACGTCATCTTTTCCGGCATCCCCTTTGACAAAGGCGAAATCACCCTGGCCCTGGAATCTGGTGTGGACGCCGTCATTGTCGAGTCCGCGCACGTCGCCTCTGTCCAGGCCCTGAGCAAAACGCCGGTCCTGGCCGCCGAAGAACAAGCCTTTATCCGCCTGGACAGTAAGGCTGACGAAGAAGAAGCCGTGCGTCTTTTAGTCCAGGGCCGAAACGTCATCCTGAAAGAAGGCTGGGAAATCATTCCCGTCGAAAACATCCTGGCCCAGTCCGAAAATCTGGCCGTGGAAGTGGCCAGTCTGGATCGGGCGAGGCTGGCCGCCGGCATCCTGGAACGCGGGGTCAAAACCGTGCTTGTCCTGCCGTCCGCCGTCTACGATCTGAAAACCATTGTCCGCGAACTCAAACTCAGCCAGGGCACCATGGAATTGGAAACCGCGATCATCACCAATGTCACATCCGCCGGTCTTGGCCATCGCGTCTGTGTGGACACCATGAGCCTGATGAAATCCGGCCAAGGCATGCTGGTCGGCAACTCCAGCGCCTTCACCTTCCTGATCAACGCCGAAACCGAATCCAACCCTTATGTGGCGCCACGTCCCTTCCGCATCAATGCCGGAGCCGTGCACGCCTACGCGGCCATGCCCGGCGACAAAACCACCTATCTCGACGAGCTGAAAACCGGCTCCGAGGTGCTCATTGTCGGCGCCGACGGCGCGACCACCCTGGCCACGGTCGGCCGTTGCAAGGTGGAGATCCGGCCCATGCTGCTCATCGAAGCGGAAACCAGCGGCAAGAGCGGGACCATCTTCCTGCAAAACGCCGAGACCATCCGGCTGGTCCGGGCCGACGGTTCCCCGGTCAGCGTGGTCGACCTGCAGGTCGGCGACAAGGTGCTCTGCCGCACAGACCAGGCCGGACGGCATTTCGGCATGCGCATCACCGAGGACATCAAGGAATAG
- the pheA gene encoding prephenate dehydratase, which produces MNDATARLTEIRTQIDDLDDRIVDLLNKRATLSREVGHIKSHSLDMVFKPFREKEVLNRLTAVSSGILPEDHLRAIYREIISSSRRLQQPQIVAYLGPEGTFTHQAALEYLGRSMDFSPCPTLHDVFLTVASRKADLGVIPLENSLQGSVGQSLDLFLQYNVYIHAELFSRISHALLATGSDLSQVRRVYSHPQALAQCSGWLRTNIPQAEVIPVDSTAAAAALAEQEGNGAAAIGHPRLVERYGLTAVALDIQDLPDNWTRFLVIGPTPTQGSSRDKTSLLFTTPDRPGALAAILNLLADQGLNLTKLESRPLKGEKWKYVFFMDVECDLSQDQYENTMNHLTKLCHTMRVLGSYPTGPQLYGTGMTRESA; this is translated from the coding sequence ATCAACGACGCCACCGCCCGCCTGACGGAAATACGGACGCAGATCGACGACCTGGACGACCGCATCGTCGACCTGCTCAACAAGCGGGCAACCCTCAGCCGCGAGGTGGGACACATCAAATCCCATTCCCTGGACATGGTATTCAAACCCTTCCGGGAAAAGGAAGTCCTGAACCGACTGACGGCCGTAAGTTCCGGCATCCTCCCCGAAGACCACCTGCGGGCCATCTACCGAGAAATCATTTCCTCCTCGCGCCGCCTGCAACAACCGCAAATCGTGGCCTACCTCGGGCCCGAAGGCACGTTCACCCATCAGGCCGCCCTGGAGTACCTGGGTCGATCCATGGACTTCTCGCCCTGTCCGACCCTGCACGACGTCTTTCTGACCGTGGCCTCGCGCAAGGCCGACCTGGGCGTCATTCCACTGGAAAATTCCCTGCAGGGCAGCGTCGGGCAGAGCCTGGATCTCTTCCTGCAATACAATGTCTATATCCATGCCGAGCTGTTCAGCCGCATCAGTCACGCCCTGCTGGCCACGGGGAGCGATCTGTCCCAGGTACGCCGGGTTTATTCCCATCCCCAGGCCCTGGCCCAATGCTCCGGCTGGCTCAGAACCAACATCCCGCAGGCCGAGGTCATTCCCGTGGACAGCACCGCCGCGGCCGCGGCCCTGGCCGAGCAGGAAGGCAACGGTGCCGCGGCCATTGGCCATCCCCGGCTGGTGGAACGCTACGGTTTGACGGCCGTGGCCCTGGATATCCAGGATCTGCCCGACAACTGGACCCGTTTTCTGGTCATTGGACCGACCCCGACCCAGGGCAGCAGTCGGGACAAAACCTCGCTCCTCTTCACCACGCCGGACCGTCCCGGCGCCCTGGCCGCCATTTTGAACCTGCTGGCCGACCAGGGGCTCAATCTGACCAAACTCGAATCACGCCCGCTCAAAGGCGAAAAATGGAAATACGTCTTTTTCATGGACGTGGAATGCGACTTGTCCCAGGACCAATATGAAAACACCATGAACCATCTGACCAAGCTTTGTCATACCATGCGCGTGCTCGGAAGCTATCCTACCGGACCGCAACTCTACGGCACCGGCATGACGCGGGAGTCCGCATGA
- a CDS encoding 3-phosphoshikimate 1-carboxyvinyltransferase — MNTITITAPSSKSLSHRALICAALANGESLLEGVLDSQDLARTTDCLRGLGAVIEARGDRIFVRGIGTGRACPPQDVVDMNVGESGTTCRLMMGVVTAVPGIYRFHGEGRMHDRPVADLTEALAQQGVRVTFEDKIGYPPLVLSSPGLVGGEVVINLEQSSQYLSG, encoded by the coding sequence ATGAACACGATCACCATCACCGCGCCCTCCTCCAAATCCCTGTCCCATCGGGCGCTCATCTGCGCGGCCCTGGCCAATGGCGAATCGCTGCTGGAAGGGGTGCTGGACAGCCAGGATCTGGCCCGTACCACGGATTGTCTGCGCGGCCTGGGCGCGGTCATCGAAGCGCGCGGCGACAGGATCTTCGTGCGCGGCATCGGAACTGGCCGGGCATGCCCCCCCCAAGACGTGGTGGACATGAACGTGGGCGAGTCCGGCACCACCTGCCGGCTGATGATGGGCGTGGTCACGGCCGTGCCCGGCATCTACCGTTTCCACGGCGAGGGCCGCATGCACGACCGTCCCGTGGCCGATCTAACCGAGGCCCTGGCCCAACAAGGCGTGCGCGTGACCTTCGAGGACAAGATCGGCTACCCGCCCCTGGTCCTGTCCAGCCCCGGCCTTGTCGGCGGCGAGGTGGTCATCAACCTGGAACAGAGCAGTCAGTACCTCTCGGGC